The genomic stretch TGTAATCAGCACTTCCTTAAATCCTGGTCTGCGCTGAGGGAGATGATCAGGATTTCAGTTGAACTGAAACAGAGGGGAAAGctgtatttaatcatttttaatgtataGCGCATGTAGAAAGTAAAACCCTGAAAGGTTTCATAAAACATCATGAATGGACACTCACGCCCCCAGCAGACCATGCAGACAATGATGATGACTCctcccaccagtgagaccaCAGAAAGAAGCTTGGCCACCCGGCCCAGACGTCGCGCCCCATCCACATTACCCTGCTCCAGACTGTTCCTGGACTGAGAGAAGAAGTGAGGTCATGGCCCCCGTCTAGCACGAATGCAAATTACCTCTCTATGCCAACGTGCAGGAACAGAGCACCTCCACTCACCATGACAGAGTAAGCAAATCCCACAATGTTGATGGGCCATGCAGGGCAGAAGCAGGCTAGGATGGCCAGGACCAGGTAGTCCCTGGGCTTGGCCCTATCCCCAGGGCTGCTCATAGCAATGCTGGGATGATGAGACAGTGAAGGGCGTGGCGATGTGGTCACGTGACCAAGTAAGCCAGACCGACTGCCAGCCCTGACCCTTCCCTTGTGAGAATAGGATTTGGCATGAGGGCGGCGAggatgggaggagagagaggagggtgaaGTGGCACTTGAAGGAGCAGCACAAATCCCATTGCctggaaagagaaaaagaatggAAATAGTAAATGCTTAGAAAAATACATGCAGAACATCCTAGTCAAAATGGGCAAATAATTGATtgcaagaaaatatataaagcagtctaagtatttggacagtgatactatttttgttgttttggttgtGCACTTCAGCGCATTGGGTTTCAAAGTAAAGGTAATGTGAAATCAGACTGTCTGCTTTAGGATatttacaccccccctccctccattttaggggaccaaaagtaataggacaaataaatataatcttAAATAAATTTGTCCCAGAACTATACTTTTTCAAATGTAGTTTTTAGCAAACTCTAACCTGGCTGTTTTgatcctgtttgtttgttcttctGGGGTCTACCAGATTGTTTGCTACTCCTGAGATCACCAATACATTCCTGCTTCTTCACAACACACTACACAGTTAATTCTGACACACGCAATGTTTTGCCTTTGTCTCCGATTGATTTATTCTGATTCGTCCACCCCaagatggcctgctttactggcactgATACTTCATTGGtgctcatgttgagagacaaagCAAACTCAAAAGAccactcctaga from Conger conger chromosome 2, fConCon1.1, whole genome shotgun sequence encodes the following:
- the LOC133121561 gene encoding proline-rich transmembrane protein 2-like gives rise to the protein MASNTNGTQPTLNPSAVSTGEGQGPRDQEEGNAQHEDASSPSPGTPHPGTEEHQVLLPAEQTASEVVSPKGEVVVVNEKMENSNGICAAPSSATSPSSLSSHPRRPHAKSYSHKGRVRAGSRSGLLGHVTTSPRPSLSHHPSIAMSSPGDRAKPRDYLVLAILACFCPAWPINIVGFAYSVMSRNSLEQGNVDGARRLGRVAKLLSVVSLVGGVIIIVCMVCWGLQLKS